From a single Syngnathus scovelli strain Florida chromosome 2, RoL_Ssco_1.2, whole genome shotgun sequence genomic region:
- the erbb3b gene encoding receptor tyrosine-protein kinase erbB-3b, which translates to MKQWLVICVSVALLWSPQATLTPTHDAVCLGTQNGLSSTGSQENQYNLIKERYDGCEIIMGNLEVTQIESDWDFSFLKTIREVTGYVLIAMNHFGEIPLEQLRVIRGSSLYERRFALSVYLNYPKDGSHGLRRLGLTNLTEILEGGVQIINNKYLSYSPWVFWQDIIRDANAPIDIYYNGDRGPCHKSCGHYCWGPSEKHCQILTKTLCAPQCNGRCFGTSPRDCCHTECAAGCTGPLDVHCFACRHFNDSGACVPQCPQALIYNKQTFQMESNPNAKYQYGSICVSQCPAHFVVDGSSCVSVCPSGKMEVEREGHRRCEPCVGLCPKVCEGTGAEHRQTVDSSNIDSFINCTKIQGSLHFLVTGILGDDFKNIPPLDAKKLEVFRTVREITDILNIQSWPKELSDLSVFSSLTTIQGRSLHRRFSLMVMCISTLTSLGLRSLREISDGSVYISQNPELCYHHTVNWAKLFRGGRLRVNSFNSNKPLDQCVAEGHVCDPLCSSSGCWGPGPHQCLSCRNYSRNGTCVDSCHFETGSSREFARADGECVACHSECKHLHGKVSCTGPGAYECVACTNLRDGPYCMSSCPAGVNDGQRGLIFKYANAEGHCEPCHHNCTQGCSGPGLGDCLETVRLAASGGQITGIALGVPAGLIFCLVLFFLGLLYHRGLAIRRKRAMRRYLESGESFEPLGPGEKGTKVHAHTLKPSELKKLKVLGSGVFGTVHRGFWTPDGETVKIPVAIKTLQDSSGRQTFTEITDRMLAMGSLDHPYIVRLLGICPGSSLQLVTQLSSLGSLLEHVRQHKNSLGPQRLLNWCVQIAKGMYYLEEHCVVHRNLAARNILLKNNYQVQISDYAVADLLYPDDKKYIYTNTKTPIKWMALESILFRRYTHQSDVWSYGVTVWEMMSFGAEPYGSAPAQEVPCLLEKGERLSQPPICTIDVYMVMVKCWMIDENIRPTFKELASDFTRMARDPPRYLVIKLEGEDDGTSQDIQRRDSERGLLDPDLVDEDEEVLQEGFQTPPLQHSPSWSLSRSRMNSYRGAAVPVGYLPMTPNPVESLFQLRFQRSRRSSVRTLPERLEVRGNGREADEGFRPGAPHRSRLGSDRAAPRADRHRKLSTASSPSSHKMWTSAGEEEEADHSGYVPPGTPRAPERAGKVTPGLSKVKSLALEYEVMSHKSEGDLCSAKGNSSHRDTPSPPSPAVLAFLPAHEDTLTPVPATDDQQVNENLEDNLATEKHQCSLEKQIQAKEDHVGSPQGKGRYEYMDIRRRDSTEDEAQQRRETSTVESDGTCEEEEAQLAECHHTNKQQALRGNSPDEEGKEYEDMATFEGIASGQEQATYQNLPVKGEAGGGRCTGIGGYIKVCAGTGEPGGTSSFDNPDYWHSRLFLKPDAVRT; encoded by the exons ATGAAGCAGTGGCTCGTCATTTGCGTGTCCGTGGCATTGCTGTGGAGTCCGCAAGCGACTTTGACTCCAACGCATGATG CGGTGTGTCTTGGCACCCAGAATGGATTGAGCTCCACAGGCTCTCAGGAGAATCAATACAACCTGATCAAGGAGCGCTATGACGGCTGTGAAATCATCATGGGAAATCTGGAAGTCACGCAGATTGAGAGCGATTGGGATTTCTCTTTCCTTaag ACAATCCGCGAGGTGACCGGCTACGTGCTCATCGCCATGAATCATTTTGGGGAAATTCCCCTGGAGCAATTGCGGGTCATCAGAGGAAGCAGCCTTTACGAACGGCGCTTTGCTCTCTCCGTTTACCTCAACTATCCCAAGGACGGATCGCACGGCTTGCGGCGGCTCGGCCTCACCAATCTGACAG AAATTTTGGAGGGAGGGGTACAGATCATTAATAATAAATACTTGAGTTATAGTCCGTGGGTCTTCTGGCAAGATATCATCAGGGACGCCAACGCTCCTATTGACATCTACTACAATGGCGACAGAG GGCCTTGCCACAAATCCTGTGGCCATTATTGCTGGGGGCCAAGTGAGAAGCACTGTCAGATCT TGACAAAGACGCTGTGCGCTCCACAGTGTAACGGTCGTTGTTTTGGGACCAGCCCCAGGGATTGCTGTCATACCGAGTGTGCGGCGGGATGCACGGGCCCTCTGGATGTCCACTGTTTT GCATGTCGTCATTTCAACGACTCGGGAGCATGCGTGCCTCAATGTCCGCAAGCTCTCATCTACAACAAGCAGACGTTCCAGATGGAGAGCAACCCCAACGCTAAATATCAATACGGATCCATTTGTGTCTCTCAGTGCCCCG CTCATTTCGTGGTGGACGGCAGCTCCTGCGTGAGCGTCTGTCCTTCAGGCAAGATGGAGGTGGAGCGAGAAGGCCACAGACGTTGCGAGCCCTGCGTTGGACTCTGCCCCAAAG TGTGTGAAGGCACCGGGGCAGAACATAGGCAGACTGTGGACTCCAGCAATATTGACAGCTTCATCAACTGTACCAAAATCCAAGGAAGTCTTCACTTCTTAGTCACGGGCATTCTCGG AGATGACTTCAAGAACATCCCACCTCTGGATGCTAAGAAGCTAGAAGTGTTCCGCACCGTTCGAGAGATAACCG ACATCCTCAACATCCAGTCGTGGCCAAAAGAGCTCAGCGATTTATCCGTCTTTTCCAGTCTCACCACCATTCAAGGGAGGTCACTTCACAG ACGCTTCTCTCTGATGGTGATGTGCATTTCCACGCTCACCTCGCTGGGTCTACGTTCCCTCCGCGAGATCAGCGACGGAAGCGTCTACATCAGCCAGAACCCCGAGCTCTGCTACCACCACACCGTCAACTGGGCTAAGCTGTTCCGAGGGGGACGGCTCCGAGTCAACAGCTTCAACAGCAACAAGCCGCTGGACCAATGCG TCGCTGAAGGTCACGTGTGTGACCCGCTGTGTTCGAGCTCGGGTTGCTGGGGCCCCGGACCGCACCAGTGTCTCTCCTGTCGAAACTACAGCCGAAATGGCACTTGTGTGGACAGCTGCCATTTTGAAACTGG GTCCTCGAGAGAATTTGCAAGGGCTGACGGAGAATGTGTCGCCTGTCACTCCGAGTGCAAACATCTGCACGGGAAGGTCAGCTGCACGGGGCCG GGAGCGTACGAGTGCGTGGCGTGCACCAACCTTCGAGACGGTCCCTACTGCATGTCGTCTTGCCCTGCCGGGGTCAACGATGGCCAGAGGGGCCTCATCTTCAAATATGCCAACGCGGAAGGTCACTGTGAACCGTGTCACCACAATTGCACCCAAGG ATGTTCGGGCCCTGGACTTGGTGATTGTTTGGAGACTGTGAGACTGGCTGCTAGCGG TGGCCAGATCACAGGCATCGCCTTAGGTGTGCCAGCTGGCCTCATATTCTGCCTGGTGTTGTTTTTCTTGGGCCTGCTCTACCACCGAGGCCTGGCCATCCGCCGCAAGAGAGCCATGCGGAGATACCTTGAGAGCGGAGAG AGTTTTGAGCCACTGGGTCCCGGGGAGAAAGGAACCAAGGTTCACGCGCACACCCTGAAGCCCTCAGAGCTAAAAAAGCTCAAAGTTCTGGGATCTGGTGTCTTTGGCACAGTCCACAGG GGCTTTTGGACTCCGGATGGAGAGACGGTGAAGATCCCGGTGGCCATCAAGACTCTCCAGGACAGCTCAGGCCGTCAGACATTCACCGAGATAACTGAT CGCATGCTCGCCATGGGCAGCCTGGACCATCCCTACATCGTcagacttttgggcatctgtccCGGCTCcagtctgcagctggtcacccaGCTCAGTTCCTTGGGCTCCTTGCTGGAGCACGTCAGGCAGCACAAGAACAGCCTGGGCCCCCAGCGTCTCCTCAACTGGTGTGTGCAAATAGCAAAA GGGATGTACTACTTGGAGGAACACTGCGTGGTACACAGGAACCTGGCGGCACGCAACATCCTACTGAAGAACAACTACCAGGTCCAGATCTCGGACTACGCCGTCGCAGATCTCCTTTATCCCGACGACAAGAAATACATCTACACCAACACCAAG ACTCCCATTAAATGGATGGCTCTCGAAAGCATCTTGTTCAGAAGATACACTCATCAAAGTGACGTGTGGAGTTATG GAGTAACAGTATGGGAGATGATGTCTTTTGGGGCGGAGCCTTACGGCTCGGCACCGGCCCAGGAGGTTCCGTGTTTGCTGGAGAAAGGCGAACGTTTGTCACAACCGCCCATCTGCACCATCGACGTCTACATGGTCATGGTCAAAT GTTGGATGATTGATGAAAACATAAGGCCTACCTTCAAAGAGCTGGCTAGCGACTTTACACGCATGGCGAGAGATCCGCCCAGATACCTGGTCATCAAG CTGGAAGGGGAGGACGATGGCACCTCGCAGGACATCCAGCGTAGAGATTCTGAGCGAGGGCTGCTTGACCCCGATTTGgtggatgaagatgaggaggttCTGCAGGAAGGTTTCCAAACACCTCCTCTGCAACATTCGCCCTCGTGGAGTCTCTCTCGTTCAAGGATGAATTCGTATCGG GGCGCTGCCGTACCTGTTGGTTACCTGCCCATGACTCCAAATCCTGTAGAAAGCCTTTTTCAG CTGCGCTTCCAAAGGTCCCGCCGGAGCTCAGTGCGAACGCTGCCAGAAAGGTTAGAGGTCAGAGGGAATGGCAGGGAGGCAGACGAAGGCTTCAGGCCCGGCGCTCCTCACAGGTCTCGGCTTGGCTCGGACAGGGCCGCCCCTCGAGCGGACAGGCACAGAAAGCTCTCCACGGCATCGAGTCCGTCTTCACACAAGATGTGGACATCCGCcggtgaggaggaggaagcagacCACTCTGGTTATGTCCCACCTGGAACACCTCGCGCTCCAGAAagag CTGGTAAAGTCACGCCTGGATTAAGCAAGGTGAAAAGTTTGGCCCTGGAGTATGAGGTGATGAGCCACAAATCTGAAGGTGACCTTTGCTCGGCAAAGGGCAACTCTTCACATCGTGATACCCCATCACCACCTTCTCCGGCCGTTCTCGCTTTCTTACCTGCCCACGAGGACACCTTGACACCAGTTCCAGCCACCGACGATCAGCAGGTAAACGAGAACCTCGAGGACAATTTGGCCACAGAGAAGCATCAGTGTAGTTTGGAGAAGCAGATCCAAGCCAAGGAGGACCACGTGGGCTCGCCTCAGGGGAAAGGCAGGTATGAATACATGGACATTAGACGCCGCGACTCCACAGAAGATGAGGCACAGCAGAGACGCGAGACATCCACAGTGGAGTCGGATGGAACatgcgaggaagaggaggctcaATTAGCGGAGTGCCATCACACAAATAAACAACAAGCACTTCGAGGGAATTCGCCAGATGAAGAAGGGAAGGAGTATGAGGATATGGCCACATTTGAAGGAATCGCCAGCGGGCAGGAGCAGGCGACCTACCAGAACCTCCCAGTGAAGGGGGAGGCGGGCGGCGGCAGGTGCACGGGGATCGGGGGATACATCAAGGTGTGCGCGGGCACAGGAGAGCCTGGTGGCACCTCGTCCTTTGACAATCCAGACTACTGGCACAGCAGACTGTTCCTCAAGCCCGATGCTGTTCGGACCTAG
- the arf3a gene encoding ADP-ribosylation factor 3a produces the protein MGNIFGNLLKSLIGKKEMRILMVGLDAAGKTTILYKLKLGEIVTTIPTIGFNVETVEYKNISFTVWDVGGQDKIRPLWRHYFQNTQGLIFVVDSNDRERVNEAREELMRMLAEDELRDAVLLVFANKQDLPNAMNAAEITDKLGLHSLRHRNWYIQATCATSGDGLYEGLDWLANQLKNKK, from the exons ATGGGCAACATCTTTGGAAACCTGTTGAAGAGCCTGATTGGGAAAAAGGAGATGCGGATTCTCATGGTGGGGTTGGACGCTGCGGGGAAAACCACCATCCTTTACAAGCTGAAGCTGGGCGAGATCGTCACCACCATTCCCACCATTG GCTTCAACGTTGAGACGGTGGAGTACAAGAACATCAGCTTCACTGTTTGGGACGTGGGCGGCCAGGATAAGATTCGTCCCCTGTGGAGGCactacttccaaaacactcagg GCTTGATCTTTGTGGTGGACAGCAACGACCGCGAGCGCGTCAACGAAGCTCGAGAGGAACTCATGAGGATGCTGGCCGAGGACGAGCTGCGGGATGCCGTCCTTCTCGTCTTCGCCAACAAGCAG gaCCTGCCCAATGCTATGAATGCGGCGGAGATCACCGACAAGCTGGGCCTGCACTCCCTTCGCCACCGCAACTGGTACATTCAGGCCACCTGCGCCACCAGCGGCGACGGTCTTTACGAGGGCCTGGACTGGCTGGCCAATCAGCTGAagaacaaaaagtga
- the wnt10b gene encoding protein Wnt-10b isoform X2 gives MCVRRPDVTASALQGIQVAIHECQHQLRDQRWNCSSLEALGKLLHHSVILNRGFRESAFSLALLAAGVAHSVASACSLGKLGGCGCDGKRRRDDDELMRSKLTRLQLQMLQKTGLPTSARLDPTSAQRLKPFPHELSSMQETWEWSGCNHDLRFGERFSREWLDSLGSPRDIHARMRIHNKRVGRQIVADNMKRRCKCHGTSGSCQFKTCWHVSPEFRLVGSILKEKLLSAVLVNSQNKNSGVFNPRIGNVGRRRTGSSRGGRGGSGLSRELVYFEKSPDFCERDPAADSLGTHGRVCNKSSPGTEGCGSLCCGRGHNILKQNRGRRCNCTFHWCCYVLCDECHVTEWLSVCK, from the exons ATGTGCGTGCGACGACCCGACGTGACGGCCTCGGCCCTGCAAGGCATCCAGGTGGCCATCCACGAGTGTCAGCACCAGCTGCGGGACCAGCGGTGGAACTGCTCGTCCCTGGAGGCTCTCGGGAAGCTGCTGCACCATAGCGTCATCCTCAACAGAG GTTTTCGTGAGAGCGCCTTCTCGCTGGCCTTGTTAGCGGCGGGCGTGGCGCACTCAGTGGCCTCGGCCTGCAGCCTGGGCAAGCTGGGGGGATGCGGCTGCGATGGCAAGCGTCGGAGGGACGACGACGAGCTCATGCGGTCCAAACTGACGCGGCTGCAGCTGCAGATGCTGCAGAAGACCGGCCTGCCCACGTCCGCCCGCCTGGATCCgacctccgcccagcgcctcaaGCCTTTTCCCCACGAGCTCAGCTCCATGCAGGAGACTTGGGAGTGGAGCGGCTGCAATCATGATTTACGTTTTGGGGAACGCTTCTCCAGGGAGTGGCTGGACTCCCTGGGGTCCCCGAGAGACATCCATGCTCGTATGAGGATACACAACAAGCGAGTGGGACGGCAG ATCGTCGCCGACAACATGAAGAGGAGGTGCAAGTGTCACGGCACATCAGGGAGCTGCCAGTTCAAGACCTGCTGGCACGTTTCTCCGGAGTTCCGGCTGGTCGGTTCAATACTCAAGGAGAAATTACTCTCGGCCGTCCTGGTCAACTCCCAGAACAAGAACAGCGGCGTTTTCAATCCACGAATCGGCAACGTGGGCCGCAGGAGGACCGGGAGCTCCAGAGGAGGTCGCGGCGGAAGCGGCTTGTCCAGAGAGTTGGTGTACTTTGAGAAGTCGCCCGATTTTTGCGAGCGTGACCCCGCCGCTGACTCTCTGGGCACGCACGGGCGCGTTTGCAACAAAAGCAGCCCGGGCACGGAGGGTTGCGGCTCGCTGTGCTGCGGCCGAGGACACAACATCCTGAAGCAGAACCGAGGCCGGCGCTGCAACTGCACCTTTCATTGGTGCTGCTACGTTCTGTGTGACGAGTGCCATGTCACCGAATGGCTCAGCGTCTGCAAGTAG
- the wnt10b gene encoding protein Wnt-10b isoform X1: MELPHKLRLDRCPILAAALLLLPALTVLCNDILSLKVAGEPVLTPNSVCLRLAGLSKRQLRMCVRRPDVTASALQGIQVAIHECQHQLRDQRWNCSSLEALGKLLHHSVILNRGFRESAFSLALLAAGVAHSVASACSLGKLGGCGCDGKRRRDDDELMRSKLTRLQLQMLQKTGLPTSARLDPTSAQRLKPFPHELSSMQETWEWSGCNHDLRFGERFSREWLDSLGSPRDIHARMRIHNKRVGRQIVADNMKRRCKCHGTSGSCQFKTCWHVSPEFRLVGSILKEKLLSAVLVNSQNKNSGVFNPRIGNVGRRRTGSSRGGRGGSGLSRELVYFEKSPDFCERDPAADSLGTHGRVCNKSSPGTEGCGSLCCGRGHNILKQNRGRRCNCTFHWCCYVLCDECHVTEWLSVCK, encoded by the exons TGAAGGTGGCAGGAGAGCCAGTCCTAACCCCCAACTCAGTGTGCCTGCGCCTGGCCGGCCTGAGTAAGCGTCAGCTGAGGATGTGCGTGCGACGACCCGACGTGACGGCCTCGGCCCTGCAAGGCATCCAGGTGGCCATCCACGAGTGTCAGCACCAGCTGCGGGACCAGCGGTGGAACTGCTCGTCCCTGGAGGCTCTCGGGAAGCTGCTGCACCATAGCGTCATCCTCAACAGAG GTTTTCGTGAGAGCGCCTTCTCGCTGGCCTTGTTAGCGGCGGGCGTGGCGCACTCAGTGGCCTCGGCCTGCAGCCTGGGCAAGCTGGGGGGATGCGGCTGCGATGGCAAGCGTCGGAGGGACGACGACGAGCTCATGCGGTCCAAACTGACGCGGCTGCAGCTGCAGATGCTGCAGAAGACCGGCCTGCCCACGTCCGCCCGCCTGGATCCgacctccgcccagcgcctcaaGCCTTTTCCCCACGAGCTCAGCTCCATGCAGGAGACTTGGGAGTGGAGCGGCTGCAATCATGATTTACGTTTTGGGGAACGCTTCTCCAGGGAGTGGCTGGACTCCCTGGGGTCCCCGAGAGACATCCATGCTCGTATGAGGATACACAACAAGCGAGTGGGACGGCAG ATCGTCGCCGACAACATGAAGAGGAGGTGCAAGTGTCACGGCACATCAGGGAGCTGCCAGTTCAAGACCTGCTGGCACGTTTCTCCGGAGTTCCGGCTGGTCGGTTCAATACTCAAGGAGAAATTACTCTCGGCCGTCCTGGTCAACTCCCAGAACAAGAACAGCGGCGTTTTCAATCCACGAATCGGCAACGTGGGCCGCAGGAGGACCGGGAGCTCCAGAGGAGGTCGCGGCGGAAGCGGCTTGTCCAGAGAGTTGGTGTACTTTGAGAAGTCGCCCGATTTTTGCGAGCGTGACCCCGCCGCTGACTCTCTGGGCACGCACGGGCGCGTTTGCAACAAAAGCAGCCCGGGCACGGAGGGTTGCGGCTCGCTGTGCTGCGGCCGAGGACACAACATCCTGAAGCAGAACCGAGGCCGGCGCTGCAACTGCACCTTTCATTGGTGCTGCTACGTTCTGTGTGACGAGTGCCATGTCACCGAATGGCTCAGCGTCTGCAAGTAG